A window of the Canis lupus baileyi chromosome 1, mCanLup2.hap1, whole genome shotgun sequence genome harbors these coding sequences:
- the SIGLEC10 gene encoding sialic acid-binding Ig-like lectin 10 isoform X3 produces the protein MLLLLLLALLWGGSQAQDPRFSLQVQKVVKVQEGLCVHVPCTLSYPQIGWRDDTPAFGYWFTAGSDSAIGRPVATNNQYREVQTVPPDRFQLIGDPKSQSCSLLIKEAQVEDTAMYFFRVERGRHVQYNFLRNQFYLQVTALTQKPEVFVPEVLESGRQVTLICVFNWAFEECPAPTFSWMGSAVSDQRSRPTSSYFSMLILTPRPQDHGTHLTCRVEFAGKSVSTEKTVQLNVAYAPKNLVISISRDNTSALEPQGNSPHLEVEKGQFLRLLCAVDSQPPATLSWALEDRILSWSHHRGPGTLEQHQLVLHGVKPGDSGCYTCRAENRLGSQSRTLDLSVQYAPENLKVMVLHKNRTVLENLGNGTSLPVLEGQSLHLLCVTHSNPPARLSWAQGGQTLNPSQPADPGILELPQIQMEHEGELTCRAQNSLGSQHVSLHLSVVYPLQPLSPSCSWEGEALQCTCSSLARPAPTLRWRLGEGLLERNHSNASLTVTSSSEGPWANSSLSLRGPLGSGLRLSCEAWNMHGAQSAAVLLLPDKGLVSKAFSNGTFLGTGIMTFLFLCLLLVMKILRKKQTQAGTPDQAGIPPRPRATRRSTILDYINVVPNSGPLSHPTSPGWVATGWLMVYMVGRPPQTCLVSSVLQHLLGTAQDN, from the exons ATGCTCCTGCTGCTACTCTTGGCCCTGCTGTGGGGCG GGTCTCAGGCTCAGGACCCAAGATTCTCACTGCAAGTGCAGAAGGTCGTGAAGGTGCAAGAgggcctgtgtgtgcatgtgccctGTACCCTCTCCTACCCCCAGATAGGCTGGAGGGATGATACCCCAGCTTTTGGCTACTGGTTCACAGCTGGGTCGGACTCGGCCATCGGAAGGCCGGTGGCCACAAACAACCAGTATCGAGAGGTGCAAACTGTGCCCCCGGATCGATTCCAGCTTATTGGCGATCCCAAGAGTCAGAGTTGTTCCTTGCTCATCAAAGAGGCCCAGGTGGAGGACACAGCCATGTACTTCTTTCGGGTGGAAAGAGGCAGACACGTGCAATACAATTTTCTGAGAAACCAGTTCTATCTGCAAGTGACAG ccCTGACGCAGAAGCCAGAGGTCTTCGTCCCAGAGGTCCTGGAGTCGGGGCGCCAGGTGACCCTCATCTGCGTGTTTAACTGGGCCTTTGAGGAATGTCCAGCCCCTACTTTCTCCTGGATGGGGTCCGCCGTCTCCGACCAAAGGAGCAGACCAACATCCTCCTACTTCTCCATGCTTATTCTCACACCGAGGCCCCAGGACCATGGCACCCACCTCACCTGCCGTGTAGAGTTTGCCGGGAAGAGCGTGAGCACAGAGAAAACCGTTCAACTTAATGTTGCCT ATGCTCCCAAAAACCTGGTGATCAGCATTTCCCGTGACAACACGTCAG CCCTGGAACCCCAGGGCAACAGCCCACATCTAGAGGTTGAGAAAGGCCAGTTCCTGAGACTGCTCTGTGCTGTGGACAGCCAGCCCCCGGCCACACTGAGCTGGGCCTTGGAGGACAGAATCCTCTCTTGGTCCCACCATCGGGGCCCTGGAACCCTCGAGCAGCACCAGCTGGTGCTGCACGGGGTAAAGCCTGGGGATTCCGGCTGCTACACCTGCCGGGCGGAGAACAGGCTTGGTTCCCAGAGCCGCACCCTGGACCTCTCTGTGCAGT ATGCCCCAGAGAACCTGAAAGTGATGGTCCTGCACAAAAATAGGACAG TCCTGGAAAACCTCGGGAATGGCACATCTCTCCCAGTCCTGGAGGGCCAAAGCTTGCATCTGCTCTGTGTCACCCACAGCAACCCCCCAGCCCGGCTGAGCTGGGCCCAAGGGGGACAGACTCTGAACCCTTCGCAGCCTGCAGACCCTGGGATACTGGAGCTGCCTCAGATACAAATGGAGCATGAAGGAGAACTCACCTGCCGAGCTCAGAACTCGCTGGGCTCCCAGCACGTCTCCCTGCACCTCTCTGTGGTCT acccCCTGCAGCCGCtcagcccctcctgctcctgggaGGGCGAGGCGCTGCAGTGCACCTGCTCTTCCCTCGCCCGCCCGGCCCCCACCCTGCGCTGGcgcctgggggaggggctgctggagcGGAACCACAGCAATGCCTCCTTGACCGTCACCTCCAGCTCTGAGGGGCCCTGGGCCAACAGTTCCCTGAGCCTCCGTGGGCCGCTGGGCTCTGGCCTCAGACTCAGCTGCGAGGCCTGGAATATGCACGGGGCTCAGAGCGCCGCCGTCCTGCTGCTGCCAG ATAAGGGGCTCGTCTCAAAAGCATTCTCCAATGGAACATTTCTGGGAACTGGCATCAtgacctttcttttcctctgcctcctcctggtCAT GAAGATTCTGAGGAAGAAACAGACCCAGGCAGGGACTCCGGACCAGGCAGGGATCCCTCCAAGGCCCAGGGCCACACGGAGAAGCACGATCCTGGACTACATCAACGTGGTCCCTAACTCTGGCCCCCTG